In Hermetia illucens chromosome 5, iHerIll2.2.curated.20191125, whole genome shotgun sequence, a single window of DNA contains:
- the LOC119658512 gene encoding cathepsin B, with protein MLRFALLLALGALAIAEDLHPLSQEFIDAINEKATTWKAGANFHPSTPVATLKRLMGVHPDANKFRLAEQAPFFGDSEDLPENFDSRENWPDCPTIREVRDQGSCGSCWAFGAVEAISDRICIHSNATVHAHISAEDLLSCCHLCGFGCNGGFPGAAWSYWARKGIVSGGPYSSKQGCQPYAIAPCEHHTTGNRPSCEGQDSKTPKCQHVCQAGYKIPYAKDKHFGKKTYSVTRNAKAIQKEIMENGPVEGAFTVYEDFVNYKEGVYKHVMGKELGGHAIRILGWGVERNTPYWLIANSWNTDWGDNGFFKILRGEDHCGIESAISAGLPKFD; from the exons ATGTTGCGTTTTGCGCTTCTTCTGGCGTTAGGCGCCCTGGCCATCGCAGAGGACCTGCATCCATTGTCACAGGAATttattgatgccatcaatgaAAAAGCAACGACATGGAAG GCAGGAGcgaatttccatccttctacACCTGTAGCCACCCTCAAACGTCTAATGGGAGTCCATCCTGACGCTAACAAATTCAGACTTGCAGAGCAGGCTCCGTTTTTTGGCGATTCGGaagatttgccggagaatttcGATTCTCGCGAAAACTGGCCGGATTGCCCCACAATCCGTGAGGTTCGGGATCAAGGCTCGTGTGGATCTTGTTGGGCCTTTGGAGCCGTTGAAGCGATTTCAGATCGG ATCTGCATTCATTCTAATGCTACAGTTCATGCGCATATTTCGGCCGAAGATCTTTTGTCATGCTGCCATTTATGCGGTTTTGGATGTAACGGAGGATTTCCTGGTGCCGCATGGAGCTACTGGGCTaggaagggaattgtcagtGGTGGCCCATATAGCTCAAAGCAG ggttgtcagccttacgcTATTGCACCATGCGAACATCACACAACTGGCAATCGCCCATCATGCGAAGGTCAGGACAGTAAAACACCAAAATGCCAGCATGTTTGCCAAGCAGGATACAAAATCCCATATGCCAAAGATAAACATTTCGGCAAAAAGACATATTCGGTTACACGAAATGCAAAGGCAATTCAAAAGGAGATAATGGAAAATGGACCCGTTGAGGGAGCTTTTACAGTCTACGAAGACTTCGTCAACTACAAGGAAG GTGTTTACAAACATGTTATGGGCAAAGAACTTGGCGGACATGCTATTCGAATCCTCGGTTGGGGTGTAGAGCGAAACACACCATATTGGCTCATTGCCAACTCATGGAATACTGATTGGGGCGATAATGGATTTTTCAAGATCTTGCGAGGCGAAGATCATTGCGGCATTGAGTCAGCAATTTCTGCTGGTTTACCTAAATTTGACTAA